The Physeter macrocephalus isolate SW-GA chromosome 13, ASM283717v5, whole genome shotgun sequence genome window below encodes:
- the TUBB4B gene encoding tubulin beta-4B chain isoform X2 encodes MREIVHLQAGQCGNQIGAKFWEVISDEHGIDPTGTYHGDSDLQLERINVYYNEATGQSGAGNNWAKGHYTEGAELVDSVLDVVRKEAESCDCLQGFQLTHSLGGGTGSGMGTLLISKIREEYPDRIMNTFSVVPSPKVSDTVVEPYNATLSVHQLVENTDETYCIDNEALYDICFRTLKLTTPTYGDLNHLVSATMSGVTTCLRFPGQLNADLRKLAVNMVPFPRLHFFMPGFAPLTSRGSQQYRALTVPELTQQMFDAKNMMAACDPRHGRYLTVAAVFRGRMSMKEVDEQMLNVQNKNSSYFVEWIPNNVKTAVCDIPPRGLKMSATFIGNSTAIQELFKRISEQFTAMFRRKAFLHWYTGEGMDEMEFTEAESNMNDLVSEYQQYQDATAEEEGEFEEEAEEEVA; translated from the exons ATGAGGGAGATCGTACACCTGCAGGCGGGCCAGTGCGGCAACCAGATCGGCGCCAAG TTTTGGGAGGTGATCAGCGATGAGCATGGCATCGATCCTACCGGCACCTATCACGGGGACAGCGACCTGCAGCTGGAGCGGATCAACGTGTACTACAACGAGGCCACGG GTCAGAGTGGTGCCGGGAACAACTGGGCCAAGGGGCACTACACAGAAGGTGCAGAGCTGGTGGACTCGGTGCTGGATGTTGTGAGGAAGGAGGCGGAGAGCTGCGACTGCCTGCAGGGCTTCCAGCTGACCCACTCGCTGGGAGGGGGCACCGGGTCCGGGATGGGCACTCTCCTCATCAGCAAGATCCGGGAGGAGTACCCAGACAGAATCATGAACACCTTCAGCGTGGTGCCCTCGCCCAAGGTATCGGACACCGTGGTGGAGCCCTACAACGCCACCCTCTCCGTCCACCAGCTCGTAGAAAACACAGACGAGACCTACTGCATTGATAACGAGGCTCTCTATGACATCTGCTTCAGAACCCTGAAGCTGACCACGCCCACCTATGGTGACCTGAACCACCTAGTGTCGGCCACCATGAGTGGGGTCACCACCTGCCTGCGCTTCCCAGGCCAGCTCAATGCTGACCTGCGAAAGCTGGCTGTCAATATGGTCCCCTTCCCCCGTCTGCACTTCTTCATGCCCGGCTTCGCCCCACTGACCAGCCGGGGCAGCCAGCAGTACCGGGCGCTGACGGTGCCCGAGCTCACCCAGCAGATGTTTGATGCCAAGAACATGATGGCGGCCTGTGACCCCCGCCATGGCCGCTACCTGACCGTGGCCGCCGTGTTCCGGGGCCGCATGTCCATGAAGGAGGTGGACGAGCAGATGCTTAACGTCCAAAACAAGAACAGCAGCTATTTTGTCGAGTGGATCCCCAACAACGTGAAAACAGCTGTTTGTGACATCCCACCCCGGGGGCTAAAAATGTCGGCCACCTTCATCGGCAACAGCACGGCCATCCAGGAGCTGTTCAAGCGCATCTCGGAGCAGTTCACGGCCATGTTCCGCCGCAAGGCCTTCCTGCACTGGTACACGGGCGAGGGCATGGACGAGATGGAGTTCACCGAGGCCGAGAGCAACATGAACGACCTGGTGTCCGAGTACCAGCAGTACCAGGACGCCACGGCCGAGGAGGAGGGGGAGTTTGAGGAGGAGGCCGAGGAGGAGGTGGCCTAG
- the CIMIP2A gene encoding ciliary microtubule inner protein 2A has translation MTATQKHNLFSPEPHYIPGYAGFFPQLRYQVGNTYGRSTARLLTDASVQKSPCSVLSPIAKPKSIEDFSKSKPPFTPCRELTEPYVSQYTSLKPYKNSEILGRFPPQELDAQGPLGGENVSRTAGFMPYPPHPPCPPGRKGDSRDLEHPGLRLALGEEAWKSTTPAREAPTQYQLCPCRRGECPPPARQQETLHVGGFHRPPQLDHPDLIQRKAISGYAGFVPRFAWVIGMNFRDGVAQATDEFHKSQFLLRNPIRAPGERLPGTQWPSNTTYRSRSLIPFYMRFIPSMQDNCALTFDNSTRKAYQKELERRSRTL, from the exons ATGACAGCTACTCAGAAGCACAACCTCTTCTCGCCGGAACCTCACTACATCCCTGG cTATGCCGGCTTCTTCCCGCAGCTGCGCTACCAGGTGGGGAACACCTATGGGCGCAGCACGGCGCGGCTGCTCACGGACGCCAGCGTGCagaagagcccgtgctccgtgctGTCGCCCATAGCCAAGCCCAAGTCCATCGAGGACTTCAGCAAGTCCAAGCCGCCTTTTACGCCCTGCCGTGAACTGACAGAGCCCTACGTCTCCCAGTACACCA GTCTGAAGCCCTACAAGAACTCTGAGATCCTGGGCCGGTTCCCACCCCAGGAGCTGGATGCCCAGGGGCCGCTGGGAGGAGAGAATGTATCCAGGACTGCAGGCTTCATGccctaccccccccaccccccttgccCACCGGGCAGGAAGGGGGACTCCAGGGACCTTGAACACCCGGGCCTGCGGTTGGCATTAGGGGAAGAGGCCTGGAAGAGCACCACCCCTGCCCGTGAGGCCCCCACGCAGTACCAG CTGTGCCCCTGCAGGAGGGGAGagtgcccacccccagcccgccAGCAGGAGACACTACACGTGGGTGGCTTCCACAGGCCGCCCCAGCTGGACCACCCCGACCTGATCCAGCGCAAGGCCATCTCAG gttaTGCTGGCTTTGTCCCTCGGTTTGCCTGGGTAATAGGGATGAATTTTCGCGATGGGGTTGCACAGGCCACGGATGAGTTCCACAAGAGCCAG TTCCTGCTCAGAAATCCCATCCGTGCCCCGGGCGAGAGGCTGCCCGGAACGCAGTGGCCTAGCAACACCACCTACAGAAGCCGAAGCCTGATACCTTTCTACATGAGGTTCATACCAT CCATGCAGGACAACTGCGCACTGACGTTTGACAACAGCACCCGCAAGGCGTATCAGAAGGAACTGGAGAGGCGCAGCCGGACACTATGA
- the STPG3 gene encoding LOW QUALITY PROTEIN: protein STPG3 (The sequence of the model RefSeq protein was modified relative to this genomic sequence to represent the inferred CDS: deleted 1 base in 1 codon) — MNFDQKAKFLANVHINGGEHWTHGPLKQKPLVTSQGTGRAAGVGWLLAGGTVAPRGLWTPSPGPLWGGGPVGGGPPGGPRPRACFPPGLERRPPVVTDLGVPGPTRYQMPDASARESSPLPHLTIGCPHDAAPTAQGGGCRAWQTVWFPSESPFTQNADFNREQWPSPAAYQPPSPPACPAFSFGGRLAPGPPEARAHLGMLQAWGAGPRVQPLLQGPLPTGDETGPGSIAYDILPGCRLPGPCPPARFLHELLALLASSCTLGPAAYAVEDCYNSRFPSATGVVIQGLWRPKCRDTGPFCTLLSPVGAAGPPS; from the exons ATGAATTTTGACCAGAAGGCGAAATTCCTGGCAAATGTTCACATCAATGGAGGCGAACACTGGACCCATGGCCCCCTGAAGCAGAAGCCACTTGTGACTTCCCAGGGCACTGGGCGGGCAGCTGGCGTCGGGTGGCTATTGGCTGGGGGCACGGTGGCCCCCAGGG GGCTCTGGACCCCCAGCCCCGGGCCACTCTGGGGAGGCGGGCCGGTTGGTGGAGGCCCGCCTGGAGGACCCAGGCCCAGAGCTTGCTTCCCGCCAGGGCTGGAGCGACGCCCTCCCGTCGTGACCGATCTGGGCGTCCCGGGCCCCACCAGGTACCAGATGCCAGATGCTTCGGCGCGAGAGTCCTCCCCGCTGCCCCACCTCACCATCGGCT GCCCCCATGATGCTGCCCCCACCGCACAGGGTGGCGGCTGCAGGGCGTGGCAGACCGTGTGGTTCCCGAGCGAAAGCCCCTTCACCCAGAACGCCGACTTCAACCGTGAGCAG TGGCCCTCGCCCGCCGCCTACCAGCCGCCCAGCCCGCCCGCCTGCCCGGCCTTCAGCTTCGGGGGCCGCCTTGCTCCAGGCCCCCCCGAGGCCCGAGCCCACTTGGGGATGCTGCAGGCCTGGGGTGCAGGGCCGCGGGTCCAGCCCCTCCTGCAGGGCCCTCTGCCGACGGGGGACGAGACCGGCCCTGGCTCCATCGCCTACGACATCCTTCCCGGGTGCCGCCTGCCGGGcccctgcccgcccgcccgctTTCTCCATGAGCTGCTCGCCCTGCTGGCCTCCT CCTGCACCCTGGGCCCGGCTGCCTATGCCGTGGAGGACTGCTACAACTCGCGCTTCCCCTCTGCA ACGGGGGTGGTCATCCAAGGCCTGTGGAGACCCAAGTGCCGCGACACTGGCCCCTTCTGCACGCTCTTGAGCCCCGTGGGTGCAGCTGGCCCGCCCAGTTAG
- the TUBB4B gene encoding tubulin beta-4B chain isoform X1: MREIVHLQAGQCGNQIGAKFWEVISDEHGIDPTGTYHGDSDLQLERINVYYNEATGGKYVPRAVLVDLEPGTMDSVRSGPFGQIFRPDNFVFGQSGAGNNWAKGHYTEGAELVDSVLDVVRKEAESCDCLQGFQLTHSLGGGTGSGMGTLLISKIREEYPDRIMNTFSVVPSPKVSDTVVEPYNATLSVHQLVENTDETYCIDNEALYDICFRTLKLTTPTYGDLNHLVSATMSGVTTCLRFPGQLNADLRKLAVNMVPFPRLHFFMPGFAPLTSRGSQQYRALTVPELTQQMFDAKNMMAACDPRHGRYLTVAAVFRGRMSMKEVDEQMLNVQNKNSSYFVEWIPNNVKTAVCDIPPRGLKMSATFIGNSTAIQELFKRISEQFTAMFRRKAFLHWYTGEGMDEMEFTEAESNMNDLVSEYQQYQDATAEEEGEFEEEAEEEVA; this comes from the exons ATGAGGGAGATCGTACACCTGCAGGCGGGCCAGTGCGGCAACCAGATCGGCGCCAAG TTTTGGGAGGTGATCAGCGATGAGCATGGCATCGATCCTACCGGCACCTATCACGGGGACAGCGACCTGCAGCTGGAGCGGATCAACGTGTACTACAACGAGGCCACGG GTGGCAAGTACGTGCCCCGCGCCGTGCTCGTGGACCTGGAGCCGGGCACCATGGACTCCGTGCGCTCGGGGCCCTTCGGGCAGATATTCAGGCCGGACAACTTCGTCTTCG GTCAGAGTGGTGCCGGGAACAACTGGGCCAAGGGGCACTACACAGAAGGTGCAGAGCTGGTGGACTCGGTGCTGGATGTTGTGAGGAAGGAGGCGGAGAGCTGCGACTGCCTGCAGGGCTTCCAGCTGACCCACTCGCTGGGAGGGGGCACCGGGTCCGGGATGGGCACTCTCCTCATCAGCAAGATCCGGGAGGAGTACCCAGACAGAATCATGAACACCTTCAGCGTGGTGCCCTCGCCCAAGGTATCGGACACCGTGGTGGAGCCCTACAACGCCACCCTCTCCGTCCACCAGCTCGTAGAAAACACAGACGAGACCTACTGCATTGATAACGAGGCTCTCTATGACATCTGCTTCAGAACCCTGAAGCTGACCACGCCCACCTATGGTGACCTGAACCACCTAGTGTCGGCCACCATGAGTGGGGTCACCACCTGCCTGCGCTTCCCAGGCCAGCTCAATGCTGACCTGCGAAAGCTGGCTGTCAATATGGTCCCCTTCCCCCGTCTGCACTTCTTCATGCCCGGCTTCGCCCCACTGACCAGCCGGGGCAGCCAGCAGTACCGGGCGCTGACGGTGCCCGAGCTCACCCAGCAGATGTTTGATGCCAAGAACATGATGGCGGCCTGTGACCCCCGCCATGGCCGCTACCTGACCGTGGCCGCCGTGTTCCGGGGCCGCATGTCCATGAAGGAGGTGGACGAGCAGATGCTTAACGTCCAAAACAAGAACAGCAGCTATTTTGTCGAGTGGATCCCCAACAACGTGAAAACAGCTGTTTGTGACATCCCACCCCGGGGGCTAAAAATGTCGGCCACCTTCATCGGCAACAGCACGGCCATCCAGGAGCTGTTCAAGCGCATCTCGGAGCAGTTCACGGCCATGTTCCGCCGCAAGGCCTTCCTGCACTGGTACACGGGCGAGGGCATGGACGAGATGGAGTTCACCGAGGCCGAGAGCAACATGAACGACCTGGTGTCCGAGTACCAGCAGTACCAGGACGCCACGGCCGAGGAGGAGGGGGAGTTTGAGGAGGAGGCCGAGGAGGAGGTGGCCTAG